The following proteins are encoded in a genomic region of Galbibacter sp. BG1:
- a CDS encoding PIN domain-containing protein: MAELIFGAENSPNPKKNYKLIDEFSEQIKVLPIFNAINIYAKEKVRLRKNGTMISDFDLLIGSTAISNGLIMVTENVNEFERMSDIEIEI; the protein is encoded by the coding sequence TTGGCAGAACTAATTTTCGGAGCGGAGAACAGCCCAAACCCTAAAAAGAATTATAAACTTATCGATGAATTTTCCGAACAAATAAAAGTACTTCCTATTTTTAATGCGATAAATATTTACGCTAAGGAGAAAGTCCGATTGAGAAAAAATGGAACTATGATTAGTGATTTTGATCTGTTGATTGGCTCAACTGCAATTTCAAACGGATTAATAATGGTTACGGAAAATGTTAATGAATTCGAGCGAATGTCGGATATAGAAATTGAAATTTGA